The genomic region CTTGCGCCGGCTCACTGCGCCTTGCCCTGCGCGACCTCGGCGCCGGAGCGCCGGTGGATGACGAGGCTGCGCCGCGACTGGAAGTCCTCGTCCTCGCGGGCGAAGACGGTCACGACGTTGTTGCCCGGCTTGAGCGGCACGTCCACCGAGAAGTCCACGCTCGTCTGGGCGCCGTTCTCGGGGGCGACCTTGAAGAAGATCTTCTGCTCGTTGACGAAGACGAACACGTCGCGGAGCCGGGTCCCCTTCACGCCGGCCGGGGCCGGCGGCACGCTCGCCGTGCCGGTGAGCTTGAAGTGGTCGCCGCTCGCCACCGGCGCGCCCTGGGCCGGGTCCGGCGAGAGCGTGATCCGGGGCGGCTCGCGCTGCCAGATCTCGGCCGCGGAGAGGGCGGGCGCCTTGCCGTGCTGCGGCGCGGCGAGGTCGGCGGCCGAGACGAAGGCGGCGCGGTCCTTCTGCCAGTCCACCTTGTAGAAGCAGCCCTCGGCGGCCTTGCCGGTGCCGGGCACCGCGCCCGGCGGGCAGCCGTAGGCGGCGACGGCGGTGAGCGCGGTGCCGCGCGGCGCGAGCGCCAGCGGCGCGGTGTCGCCCCGCGCGCCCGACCGGAGCACGGCGTCCTTGTTCACCGGGACCACCGCCTTCACGGCGACGTGCGCCGGGGCCTTGTCGGCGAGCGGCAGGGAGAGCTTCTCCGAGGTCACCTCGTCGAGCTTCTCGTCCACCACCGTGACCCGGAGCGGCACCTCCTGCCCCTTGAGCCCCTTCTTCACCTGGAGCTGGAAGGTGGCCGGGCGGCTCTCGCCGGGCGGCACCGCGCCGACGACCGCGCGCCCCTTCTGGATGAAGGTCTCGCCGTCGCCCAGGTTCTTGAGGATCACGTAGGTCTTGTCGCCCGACGGCCCCTTGCCCTCGTTCCGCACGTCCACGCGCAGCTCGATCTGCTCGCCGCGCTCGACGAGCCCGTCGCCGTTGCCGGACGGATCGAGCACCTGCGAGCTGAAGGCGAAGAGCGGCTTCGGCCCCTCGACCACGTCGAGCTGGGTCACGAGGTCGGAGGGCGCGCGGCCCCCCTCCTCCTGGAAGTGGAAGGTGACGTCGTCGCGGCGGCTGTCCATGCCCTTCGGCAGCTTCACCGGCACGGTCCAGCTCCGCTTCTGCCCCGGCTTCACGAGGCCGAACACGAACTCGCGCCGGTCGAGCAGCGGGTTCTTGTCCACCAGCGTCCAGGCGCGGAGCCGGCGCAGCGGGCCGTCGCCCTTGTTCTCCACCGTCACCGTCCAGGGGACGCTGTCACCCGCCGCCTGCTGCTGCGCCGGGGCGGGGGTCACGGTCACGACCGGGCGCGGCGCGCCCTGGGCCGGGCCGCTCGACCAGTCCACGCCGAGCGCCTCGAGCCGGGCCTGGAGCCGCCGGTCCTCCTCGTTGCGCCGCTCGGCCACGAAGCCCTTGGCGGCCTCGAGCAGGCGCGGCCGGTCGCCGAAGGGGGCGCGGGCGAGCAGGTCCTTCGCGAACCGGATCTGGTAGTCCTCCACCAGCTGGTCCGGGTTCTGCTCGGCCTCGTCGTCCTCCTGCTGCTCCGGCGTCATCTCGGCGAGCTCGGCGTGCGCCGCGGCGGCGCGGGCCTCCTTCTCCTCCTTCTTCATCGCCTTCGCGACCAGGTCCTCCTTCTCGTCGAGCAGGTAGCGCAGCTCGAGCGCCGCCTTCTCGGTGCGCGCCTTCCGCTCCGCGGCGCGCTTCTCGCGCTCCGCCTCGGAGAGGGTGGCGTCGGCCAGGTTGGAGATGTGCCGCTCGAGGTCCACCTCGCCCATCATCCGGGGCGGGGCGAAGTAGTTGACGGCGTCCTTGAGGGCGCGGCCCGGGAGCAGCAGCACGTCGGGGGTGACGCCGGTCTCCTGGATCGAGACGTCGCCCGGCGTGAGGTACTGCGCGATGGTGAGCTTGAGGGCGAGCTCGTCGTCGGGGCGGATGGGATCCTGCAGATCGGGGTAGAGCACCTGCACCGAGCCCTTGCCGAAGGTCTGGCGGCCGATGACCAGGGCCCGGTTGTTGTTCTTGAGCGCGCCGGCGACGATCTCGCTCGCCGAGGCGGAGCTGTTGTTGACGATGACCACGAGCGGCAGCCCGGTCATGTCGTCGGGCTCGGCGGTGGCCTCGTGCGTCTGGTTGACGCGGCCGCGGTCGCCGCCGCCCACCTGCTTCACGATGACGCCCTCCGAGAGGAAGAGGTCGGAGACGCGGATCGCCTGGTCGAGCAGGCCGCCCGGATTGCCGCGCAGGTCGAGCACGAGCCCCTTGAGGTTGCCGCCGGCCTGGGCCTTCTCCTGGGCGATGGCCGCCTGGAGGTCGCGGGTGGTGTTGGCGGAGAACTGCGACACCTTGACGTAGCCGACGCCGTGCTCGAGGAGCTTCGCCTGCGGCACCGTCTCGTAGTTGATGATCTCGCGGGTGAGGACGAGCTTCTTCGGCTCGGCCGCCGCCGGGCGCTGGGTGGTGATGGTCACCCGGGTGCCCGGCTTGCCGCGCAGCCGGTCCACCGCGTCGTTCAGGTCCATGTTGACGGTGGACTGCTCCTCGATCCGGGTGATGACGTCCTTGGGCTTCACGCCGGCCTTCTGCGCCGGGGTGCCCTTCAGCACCTTCATCACGGTGAGGTTGCCGTCGCGCATCCCGATGACGAAGCCGAGCCCGCCGAACTCGCCCTTGGTCTGGAGCTTCATCTCCTTGAACATCTTCGGGTCGAGCAGCATCGAGTGCGGGTCGAGCGTGGAGAGCATGCCGTTGGTGGCGGCGTACTCGATCTCGCGCAGGTTCTTGTGGGCGACGAGGTTCTTCTCGATGAAGGCCATCACGTCGCCGAGCACGACGCGCACCTTCCAGACCGAGTCGACCTGGGTGATGTCGAAGGCCTTGCGCGCGCTGCCGACGGTCACGTCGAGCCGGCCCGACTGCGCGTCGCCCTCGACCATCACCTCGGCGACCGTCTTCTCGACCTGGTCGAGCGCCGCGACCACCATCGCCTTGGGATCGACGCGCTTCGGATCGACGTAGTTCTCCTTCACCGCGATGAGGACGCGGGAGAAGACCGGGAGCTTCGAGAGCGGGTACGGGGGCTCGTCGGCCTCGGACCGGCCCGCGGCCTCCGCGCCCGCGGCGGCGAGCCCCGGCCGGAAGCCCAGCTCGTCGGCGTGGGCCTTCGCCTCCCAGGAGACGAAGCGGTAGGTGACGCCGAAGGCGAGGGCGAGCGTCGCCGCGAGCGACGCGACCAGGCGGAGGGGACGGATCATGTCAGGGGGTCCGAGCGCGAATGGGTACTGGATGGGAAAGCGAGCAACCCTGCGAGCATAGGTTTGGGCCGGGGGGCGCGCAAGCTGCATCGGACCGGCCGGCTTCTGGATGGCACAACAGCCCTGCCCCGGGTACATTCCGCGCGATGTCACTCGACCGGCGCTCCGAAGCCCCCCTGCCCATTCGCGGAATGGGCGATCTCGTCGGCTGGTTCCGCGATCGGGAGCGGCCCCCCTCCGAGTGGAAGGTGGGGCTCGAGCACGAGAAGGTCGGGCTCCTCGCGGGGACGCGGGACCCCATCCCCTACGCCGGCTCGCGCGGCATCGCCGCGGTGCTGCGGTCCTTCGGCCGCTGGGGCTACCAGCCCTTCGAGGAGGAGGGGAACGTCATCGCCGCGCAGCGCGACGGGCTCACCGTCTCGATCGAGCCGGGCGGCCAGCTCGAGCTCTCCGGCCGGCCCTTCCAGGACGTCCACGTGGTGGCGGCGGAGCTCGACCGGCACCTCGAGAAGTGCCGCGAGATCGGCGCGGAGCTCGGCCTCGAGTTCCTGGCGGTCGGCTACCGGCCCTGGGGCGTGCCCGCGACGGCCGAGTGGTGCCCCAAGATCCGCTACCGGGTGATGCGGCCGTTCCTCGAGGCGCGCGGCGCGCTCGCGGCCGACATGATGTCCATGACCGGCTCCACCCAGGCCTCCTTCGACTTCGGCTCCGAGCGCGACATGGCCGAGAAGCTCCGGGCGGCGCTCGCGGTGCAGCCGGCGGTGGTGGCGCTCTACGCCAACGCGCCCGTGGTCGGCGGCCGGGAGAGCGGCTGGAAGAGCTTCCGGGCGCAGGTCTGGGAGCACGTGGACCCGTCGCGCCAGGGGCTCCTCCCCTTCGCGTTCGAGCCCGGCTTCGAGGCCGACGCCTACCGGCGCTACGTCGAGTGGGCGCTCGACGTCCCCATGATCTTCCTGCGGCGCGACGGCGCCTACCGGGAGACCGGGGGCAGGACCTTCCGCGCCTTCCTGGCCGAGGGGCTGGACGGCGAGCGGGCGACCCTCGCCGACTGGGAGGACCACCTCACCACCGTCTTCACCGACGTGCGGGTGAAGGGGGTGGTGGAGGTGCGCGGCGCCGACGCCTGCGACGCCCCGATGACCAAGGCCCTGGCCGCCTTCTGGAAGGGGCTGCTCTACGACGCCTCCTCGCGGGCCGCCGCGTGGGACCTCGTCTGCGGGCTCTCGCTCGAGGAGCGGCGCGCGCTCGGCGCCGCGGCCGGGCGGGAGGGGCTCGCGGCGCGGCTCCCCGACGGCCGGACGCTCGGCGAGGTCGCGGCGGCGCTCATCGGCCTCGCCGCCAACGGGCTCTGCCGGCAGAAGTGCTGCGGCCAGCGCGGCGAGGACGAGCGGGTCTGGCTCGAGCCGCTCGCGGCCCGCGCCGAGTCGGGCCGCTCGCCGGCCGACGACGCGCTCGAGGCGTGGCGCCGGGGCGGCGACGCGGCGCTGGCGGCCCGGCTCAGGATCGCCTGAGCCAGGGGGCGCGGTCGAGGAGCGCCAGCGCCTCCTCGGCCCGGCGCCGCACCGCCTCGGCCGGCGCGCCGCCGCCGAAGCGGGCGCTGTCGGCGAGGTCGAGGGCGGCGGTGAGCGCGGCGATCGCCTCCGGCGGCGCCTCCTCGCGGGCGAGGCGGGCCGCGAGCGCCTCGCGCGTGAGGCCGGACACGCCCTCTCCCAGCCGGTCGGCGAGGTAGCCGAGGAGCGCCCGCGCCACCTGGCCCGCGGCGAGCGCCGGGTCGCCCTCGTTGGCCCGCGCCGCGTCCAGCCTCCGGCGGGCGAGGTCGCCGGCCCCAGCGGCCGTCCGCCGCCGCGCCGCCTCGCGATCCCGCCGCCGCCGGCGGAGCGCGCGCGCCGCGAGCAGCGCGAGGCCGATCAGGGCCGCGGCGCCCGCGCCCAGGGCGGCGAGCCGGCCGGCCCGGCCGCCGCGGGGAGCCGGGCCGGAGGCGGACGGCCGCGGCGCCTCCGGCAGCGCGCCGCCCGGGGAGGTCCCCGGGAGCACCTCCAGCCGCTGCGCCGGGATCCGGGCCTCCTCGTACCGGCCGGTACGCGGATCGAAGTAGGGCCAGGAGAGGGCCGGCAGCAGGAGCGGGCCCGGGCGCTCGGCCACGAGCACCGTCTCCGCGACGCGCCGGCCCGCGAGCTGGTCGCCCTCGTTCGCCTGCTGGTCGGCGGTGGTGGGCGCGAAGGCCTGCGTCCCGGGGACGGGCGGGAGGCGGGGCAGCGCCCAGCCGGTCAGGTTGCCGCGGCCGCTCGCGACGAGCCGCACCGTGAACGGCTGGCCGGCCTTCACCTGCCGCTCGGGCAGCTCCTCCTCGAGCCGCAGCTCGCCCACGTTGGCCGGGTCGAGGCCGGGCGGGGCGCCGGGCGGGAGCGGCCGCACCTCCACCGCGACGGGCTCGCTCCGGCGGTGGAGCCGGCGCGTCTCCGGGAAGAGGCCGTACGGGTCGCCCCCGCCCACCTGCACCGTCACGTCGGCCTCCACGGGGTCGAAGGTGAGCCGGCCGGGGCGCGTCGCGAAGAGCGCCACCTTGCGCAGGAGGTAGAAGCGGTAGGCGACGCCGTCCACGTAGCGGAGCTGGTAGTCGAGCCGCTGCGGCGTCTCGAGGTCCTCGGCCCAGAACCCCTCCAGCCTGGGGGCGCGGTAGCCCTCGTACCGGAGCACGGCGGCGGGGGAGACGAGGTAGACCGTGGCGGTGACCTGCTCGCCGGGGAAGGCCTGCCGCTTGTCGAGCGAGACCCGGAGGGCCGGGCCGCGCTCCGCGCCGCGCACGTCGGCGGGTGAGGCGGCCGGCGGGGCCGCGCCCGGGGGGCGCACCGTGAGCTGCAAGGGGAGCGTCTCGTAGGGCTTGCCCTCCACCGTGCAGCGGGCG from Anaeromyxobacter paludicola harbors:
- a CDS encoding MXAN_5808 family serine peptidase, whose amino-acid sequence is MIRPLRLVASLAATLALAFGVTYRFVSWEAKAHADELGFRPGLAAAGAEAAGRSEADEPPYPLSKLPVFSRVLIAVKENYVDPKRVDPKAMVVAALDQVEKTVAEVMVEGDAQSGRLDVTVGSARKAFDITQVDSVWKVRVVLGDVMAFIEKNLVAHKNLREIEYAATNGMLSTLDPHSMLLDPKMFKEMKLQTKGEFGGLGFVIGMRDGNLTVMKVLKGTPAQKAGVKPKDVITRIEEQSTVNMDLNDAVDRLRGKPGTRVTITTQRPAAAEPKKLVLTREIINYETVPQAKLLEHGVGYVKVSQFSANTTRDLQAAIAQEKAQAGGNLKGLVLDLRGNPGGLLDQAIRVSDLFLSEGVIVKQVGGGDRGRVNQTHEATAEPDDMTGLPLVVIVNNSSASASEIVAGALKNNNRALVIGRQTFGKGSVQVLYPDLQDPIRPDDELALKLTIAQYLTPGDVSIQETGVTPDVLLLPGRALKDAVNYFAPPRMMGEVDLERHISNLADATLSEAEREKRAAERKARTEKAALELRYLLDEKEDLVAKAMKKEEKEARAAAAHAELAEMTPEQQEDDEAEQNPDQLVEDYQIRFAKDLLARAPFGDRPRLLEAAKGFVAERRNEEDRRLQARLEALGVDWSSGPAQGAPRPVVTVTPAPAQQQAAGDSVPWTVTVENKGDGPLRRLRAWTLVDKNPLLDRREFVFGLVKPGQKRSWTVPVKLPKGMDSRRDDVTFHFQEEGGRAPSDLVTQLDVVEGPKPLFAFSSQVLDPSGNGDGLVERGEQIELRVDVRNEGKGPSGDKTYVILKNLGDGETFIQKGRAVVGAVPPGESRPATFQLQVKKGLKGQEVPLRVTVVDEKLDEVTSEKLSLPLADKAPAHVAVKAVVPVNKDAVLRSGARGDTAPLALAPRGTALTAVAAYGCPPGAVPGTGKAAEGCFYKVDWQKDRAAFVSAADLAAPQHGKAPALSAAEIWQREPPRITLSPDPAQGAPVASGDHFKLTGTASVPPAPAGVKGTRLRDVFVFVNEQKIFFKVAPENGAQTSVDFSVDVPLKPGNNVVTVFAREDEDFQSRRSLVIHRRSGAEVAQGKAQ
- a CDS encoding glutamate--cysteine ligase, translating into MGDLVGWFRDRERPPSEWKVGLEHEKVGLLAGTRDPIPYAGSRGIAAVLRSFGRWGYQPFEEEGNVIAAQRDGLTVSIEPGGQLELSGRPFQDVHVVAAELDRHLEKCREIGAELGLEFLAVGYRPWGVPATAEWCPKIRYRVMRPFLEARGALAADMMSMTGSTQASFDFGSERDMAEKLRAALAVQPAVVALYANAPVVGGRESGWKSFRAQVWEHVDPSRQGLLPFAFEPGFEADAYRRYVEWALDVPMIFLRRDGAYRETGGRTFRAFLAEGLDGERATLADWEDHLTTVFTDVRVKGVVEVRGADACDAPMTKALAAFWKGLLYDASSRAAAWDLVCGLSLEERRALGAAAGREGLAARLPDGRTLGEVAAALIGLAANGLCRQKCCGQRGEDERVWLEPLAARAESGRSPADDALEAWRRGGDAALAARLRIA
- a CDS encoding BatD family protein, which produces MPPRTGSPVPRRAPARARPRLAAPALAALALVALAAPPVARAAVPVSFTAELDRGEVALGDTVQLTVTLRSGSAPKDLALPGEKGEDLAIASRSQAAQTSVSLGGGGLVLQQQHTWTVALRPLHAGRITVPPARCTVEGKPYETLPLQLTVRPPGAAPPAASPADVRGAERGPALRVSLDKRQAFPGEQVTATVYLVSPAAVLRYEGYRAPRLEGFWAEDLETPQRLDYQLRYVDGVAYRFYLLRKVALFATRPGRLTFDPVEADVTVQVGGGDPYGLFPETRRLHRRSEPVAVEVRPLPPGAPPGLDPANVGELRLEEELPERQVKAGQPFTVRLVASGRGNLTGWALPRLPPVPGTQAFAPTTADQQANEGDQLAGRRVAETVLVAERPGPLLLPALSWPYFDPRTGRYEEARIPAQRLEVLPGTSPGGALPEAPRPSASGPAPRGGRAGRLAALGAGAAALIGLALLAARALRRRRRDREAARRRTAAGAGDLARRRLDAARANEGDPALAAGQVARALLGYLADRLGEGVSGLTREALAARLAREEAPPEAIAALTAALDLADSARFGGGAPAEAVRRRAEEALALLDRAPWLRRS